The region CGGACCTTTTTTATCCATTGGGGCCATTCTTTATCTCTTCTGGGGAAAAGCGGTAACCCAATGGTATCTGGGTCTCCTCCTTGCATAAATAACAGAAAGATTTACCGCGGAGAACGCAGAGAAGCGCAAAGATGGGACACAATCTGAAAGGGATATAGGAGTACTTTCTCTCTGCATTCTCAGCATGCTCTGCGGGGAACTAATAAGTTTATGAAAAAATACGGCCTAAGTATCCGCACCAAAATCGCCCTTACCTTTGTGTTTCTCTTGCTAACCGGGATGTTCCTGGTGGCCGTTGTTTCCGTAAAGATGGCCGAACGGAGCATCGCCCGGCAAAAGATAGACAGCGCAGCCATTCTGGTCCAGAACCTTGCCAACGTAATCAACCAGCTATCGAGAGATTCAGACATACGGGAAAACGGACCGGGTGATGTCCAGTCCCTGCTCAGTTCTTATCTCAGCCCATCCAGTTTTGACTACATAGCCCTGGTAAGAAGCGACGGGGTGATCGTCTCAGAAGCGGCATTTGAAGCCATAAATTTGCCCCCCTTATCCGCCGAAGCAAAGCTTCAGGCCTCGGCTGAGAGACCGGTTTGTAACCTTACCGGGGCAGACAATTTCTCCTTTTTCAGGAGAGACCTGCGCCTTGCCGCCGTGTTCCCCATTTTCAAGGACGGCCGCCGGTGGGGTGTTATATATGCCAAAAGTCTGCTCAGTGACCTGCGGCAGGAGATAGCGCAGATCTACAAGCTGACCTTCTTTTACATTGTTCTTGATGCCGTGCTCCTTTTCCTTTTCGGCTATCTTCTTATCTCCAGGGATGTCGTCCGGCCCATAAGACGTCTGACCTCCCTTGTGGATACCATCGGCAGTGGAGACCCTGGCCCTTTTATACATTCCGAACAACAAAATGAAATCGGAAAACTTTACCACGCCTTTGCCCGTATGGATAAACGTCTAGGTGAACAAAAAAAAGAGATAAAGGAATACATTGCCTCCCTGGAAAATGCCAATCGTGAGCTTAATAAGGTACAGGAAGAGGTAATCCGTTCTGAAAAACTGGCCTCGGTAGGCCGGTTAGCCGCCGGAGTGGCCCATGAAATCGGTAATCCATTGGCCGCCATCATAGGTTACGTTGAGCTTTTATTACAACGTGCGGTCAGTGAGGAAGAGGAACGTGATTTTCTCGCCCGTATCGCCTCGGAGTTGCAGCGCATAAATGGTATCATACGCGACCTGCTCGATTTCTCCCGTCCCTCCCCCCAAAAGATCGAAGGAGTGTCTGTTAACGAAGTTATCGAAGGCAGTCTTTCCCTCCTTTCACATCAGAAAACCATGCGTTATATCGGTATCCAGACTGACCTACAGCCAGACCTGCCACTCGCCCGGGCCAACGCCCAGCAGTTAAAACAGGTCGTTATCAATATCCTGGCCAACGCTGCCGCCGCCATGCCTATCGGCGGAGACCTGCGCATCAAATCAGGGCTAAAGGAAATAGCCGAAAATGACGAACAACAGAGATATGTAGTGATTGATATAGAAGACAGCGGGACCGGGATCAAACCGGAAGACCTGCCCAGGGTCTTTGATCCCTTCTTCACCACAAAACTACCGGGAGAAGGCACAGGTCTGGGTCTGGCGATCTCTTTGCGTATTATGGAATCGTTTGGCGGAAAGATAACCGTAGAAAGCGCCATAGGCAAGGGCACAAAATTCAGCCTTATCCTAAAAGAATGGAGGCATTCAGCAATCAGCAGTCAGCCATCAGCTATAAACGGTGAATAGTAAATTATAAAGTAGCTACCCAGGTCCAAAGTTCCAAGGTTCACGGTTCAAGATTAGAGAGCGATGAAGATTGATATGAAAAGCGCAAAGTAGCCAACCGTGAACCTGACAACCTAAGTAATTACATTATAAATGCTGATAACTGAACGCTGATAGTTGAGAGCTACGATATGTCTAAAAATCGTATTCTGGTCATAGATGATGAAGAAAACATGCGGCACGTGTTGACAGCCATCCTTAAAAAAGAAGGCTATGCGGTGGATACGTGTCCGGACGCGGTTTCCGGCCTTAAAAAACTGGAAGAACAGTGCTATGACCAGGTCTTATGTGATATCTGCATGTCAGGCATGGACGGCCTATCCTTTTTAAGGGAGGTTGGGGCTCGAAATTTTGACACTACAGTTATAGTCATGTCGGCTTACGGGAGTGTAGATACGGCTATTGAAGCCATTAAAATCGGCGCTTATGACTATATAGACAAGCCCTTTAAGCCTAATGAAATCATCCTGACCCTGAAAAAGGCGGAGGAGCGTGCCCGACTCAGGCGGGAAAATATCCGTCTTAAGGAAGAAGTAGAGAGAAGTTATTCTTTCAGTAACATCGTAGCCAAGTCTGCGGCTATGCTTCAGATATTTGATATGGTCAAAAAGATTGCCGATTACAAGACAACCGTCCTCATACTCGGTGAAAGCGGTACTGGAAAAGAGTTAATTGCCAAGGCCATACACTATAATAGTGTGCGGCGTGGGAAACCGCTTGTTACCATAAACTGTGGCGGCATACCGGAAACTCTCCTGGAAAGCGAGCTATTTGGGCATGTAAAAGGCGCTTTTACGGATGCCTACCGGGCCAAAAAAGGCCTGTTTGAAGAAGCCCATGGCGGGACACTTTTCCTGGACGAGGTGGGCGAGCTGCCCATGTCCCTCCAGGTCAAACTACTCCGTGCCCTGCAAGACGAAGAGATACGCCCTCTCGGAGACACACGGGCTACAAAGGTCGATGTCCGGATTATTGCCGCCACCGCCAGGGATCTGGCCAGGGAGATAGAAAAAAATACCTTCCGGGATGACCTTTTCTATCGTCTTAACGTCCTTTCCATCCACGTGCCGCCGCTACGGGAAAGGCGGGAAGATATTTCCTTACTGGTCGTCCATTTTATCCAGAAGTACAATAGCCGTCTGGGCACCAATGTTGAAGGAATTTCCCCGGAAGCCATGCATCGCCTCATGGAATACGAATGGCGGGGCAATGTGCGCGAATTGGAAAATGTAGTGGAACGGGCCATGGTGCTCACAGAGAGCAAAATAATGGGGTTGGAATACTTCCCGTCCTCTATACAAAAGGGCCGTGATACCTTTCCCGACGAAATCCTGGAAGGCGTAACATCCATCAAAAAGGCCACCAAGTCCGTGGAACGGGCATTGATCAAGCGCGCCCTGGAACAAACTAAAGGAAACCGAACGCAAGCTGCTCATATACTAGAGGTAAGCCTTCCGGCCCTGCTTTATAAAATGAAAGAATATAAGATAGGGTGATTCGTTGAATCACCCCTCAATGCTAGAATTTGAATAAAAGATTTACAAGAATTGGAGGGTCGGGGTACGCGGAATAAATATAACCCTGAAATACACCGCCGACGTTCCATTCGTCTGAAAGACTACGATTATAGGCAGGCCGGGGGCTATTTTGTAACTGTATGTACGCAGAACAGGGAATGTTTGTTTGGTGACGTAGCGGATGGAGAAATGCGGTTGAACGAGGCCGGACGAATGACGATAAAGACATGGATTGGTTTGACGGATCGTTTCCCGTTTATTGAATTGGATGAATTTGTGGTTATGCCCAATCATATGCACGGAATAATCCTTCTCGTAGGGGCAGGGCTTGCCCTGCCCAATAGGGGCGCAGCAAGCAGCGCCCCTACCTTGGGGGATGTTATGCGAACGTTTAAATCAATTGCTACAATCAATATAAATCGTCTTCTTGAACGCACAGGACGAGCTCTCTGGCAACGCAATTATTACGAACATATCATCCGCAATGAAGAAGACTTGAATCGTATCCGTGAATACATTACTAACAACCCCACCCGTTGGGCAGAGGATGAAGATAATCCGGAAAACATAAAACAACATGCAAATCTTTTAAATATGTAAAATTTTTTTATGATCATTTTCCCCTTTACGTTTCACAGCATCTGCTATTTTTTCAACAATTTCTTTAAGTTATAACATACGGTGCCGATAAGAAACAGTAGGCACGCTTCTTGCTAGCAAGTACATTCAGGAGGATTAAAGTGCCCAAGAGGAAGTACAGAATGAACCTGCCGGGGAATCACCGTGGATTTACTCTGACGGAATTGATGATGGTGGTGGCTTTGATGGCCATCATGGCAGCCATAGCCGTCCCCAACATTATCGCACAGATGCCGAAATATCGGTTGAACGGAGCGGCCAGACAGGTCCTGGGAGATTTGGTAGCCGCAAGGATGCAGGCCGTCAGTCAAAATAATGAACTCAAGGTGTTTTTTTTAGATAACCATCGCTACATGATATTAGACGATGATGATAATAATGGCACGGCTGATACCGGTGAGGCAACACAGACAAAAGACATTCAGACGGATTATCACGATGTCACCTTTAACTCAAACAATGACCCGATATTCCAACCAAACGGCACAGCCAGCAATCTAGCTACTATAACTCTGAGCAATACCAGTGGGTCGTATAGTATTACCATTAGCAGCGCCGGACGGGTGAGAATAAATTGAGGGAAGAAATGGATATTCCTATGGTGTGCAACCTACAGAATAAAAAAGGTTTTACATTGATCGAGGTCCTCGTTGCCATGCTGGTACTGGCCATAGGATTGTTGGGCTTAGCAACTTTGGCCTCAACAGTGATAAACGGTAATGCTTTCAGCAACGAAATGACCACGGCTACGACCCTGGCCCAGGAAAAACTGGAAGATATTCAAGGGCAGGGTTATGCCAGTGTATTTTCAACTAGCGAGAACTACGGCAGTATCACAGGTTACAGTGCCTACAAGAGAGTTGCAAGTGTAGCTACGGACTCCCCTGCTACAGGGATGAAAACGGTGACCGTTACGGTTTCCTGGGACGCAGATGCCCATTCGGTCGATCTGAAAACTATCCTGGCGGAATAAAAATGAAACATTCAGGTCTCAAAGAGATACAAGAAACAATGAAAACAATCCCCCCTCACCCCCCTTTACTAAAGGGGGGAATCCGTGAAGTTCCCCTTTGGAAAAGGGGGATACAGGGGGATTTTCAGATGAAAAGGGATCAGAATAAAACGCCCGGTTTCTCCCTGGTGGAGCTCCTTATTGCCATCGCCATCAGCGGGATGGTTCTGGCTGCCGTGTCCAGTCTATTTATCATGCAAAATAAATCCTACAGCGTCCAGGAACAGGTTGCTGAGATGCAGCAAAACGCACGGGCGGCTATGGATATCATGACCCGTGAGATAAGAACGGCAGGATGTGACCCGAGTGGCTCTGCCAATGCGGGCATTGTAAGCGCCGCCTCTGGTTCTATCAATTTTACCCAAGATATTACTGATGATGCAGGCACAGGTGATCCCGATGGGGACACGGCCGATGCCAACGAAAATATCACCTACTCACTTTATACTTCCAGCGGCATACAAAAAATCGGACGTGATACCGGCGGCGGCAACCAACCCGTTGCGGAGAATATTCAAGCGCTCACCTTTGCCTATTATGATAGCGCTGGCAATACTACTGCCGTACTGGCCGATATCCGCCAGATAGAGCTCACTATAACCGCCAGGACTGCCAATCCAGACCCTGATTATACTACCAATGGCGGGTACAGGACCTGTACTTTGACTTCTCTGATAACTCCAAGAAACCTGGCCTATTAATTAAGGGGGTGGGAGATATGGTCCAAAGACTAAAGTCCAAGAAATTCCGGCACAGTGGGATGTTATATAAAAATGAAAAAGGAATTGCCCTGATTACAGCGCTCCTTTTTTTAATGGTTCTCACTATCCTGGCAACCACCGCTATCGTGATAAGTAGTACAGATATCAAGATCGGCGGTAATTATAAGTTAACTAAACAGGCACTTTATGATGCCGAGGCTGGTATCCAATACGCAATCAAAAATATCGAAAACGGCCTCGCCGCAGAAACTCTTTCTCTTACCGGAAGTTCAATAGCCGTGAACTATACGGCGCCATCCGGCTTCTCTTTTGATCCGATCACCAATCTCACACAGGTAGGAAGCAATAATAACTATAGCTTTCGGGCTACCGGACACTCTGCAAGTAGCGCCAAGGCTACTATTGAAGTGGTCATAAAACAGGATCCAGTCTTTAATTATGGCGTTTTTGGGGACGACTTAGTCGATCTGAAGGCATCTGGTTGCGTTTATAGTTATAACTCGCATACAACTCCCAACCCACAGCCATCTGACTCCACCGGTGAGGGGGATGTCGGCTCTAATGTTGCAGTCCAGACGTACATGAGTACTTATGTTGATGGTGATGTGGCGCTGGGAAATGACGAAATTGGCAACGAAGGGGTTTATATCCCGAATGGCGTTCCCATAATCACCGGCACTGCCGGCGTGGATGTTGATCGGGTGGACCCGGATCCATTGGGCGCCGTCAGTGGCGACCTGGCATCAACATTTTCAACCGTCAGCAGCGGCAGCAATGATAATGCCTGGGGTGGAATAACCGGTGATACCATCAATCTGGGCACCGGCAATACTATGATATTGTATGGGAAGGCAGGAGGCGCAAATTACTACGTAACTGATATCAACCTTAACAATGGAGCAACGCTGAACATCGATGCGACAGCCGGACCGGTCAATATCTATTTAGCCGGAGGGTTAGATGCCAAAAACGGATCGGCTATCAACATCACCGGAGCGCCACCTGACTTCACCATTTACTCCAATTCGACGGATAGTATTGTATTTAGGCATGGAGGTACCTTCAAAGGTACGGTTTATGCTCCATATGCCCCGGTTGAGATGAAAAACAGTTCGGATGTATACGGCCTTATCTGGGCCAATACTTCAGACATAAAAAACACGGGAGAATTCTACTTCGACACAGCATTAAAAGATAAGTACCTCTCCGATAATGTCTCCATATTATCCTGGAGAGAAGTTAGGTAAAAAACCTTTCCGGCGAGGGGATAAAAATGCAAATAGCTATAATACAAAAACCTCACACAGTAAAACTACTCGGAGCCTTTTGTAGAGATGAAAGAGGAATCGTACTAATTACAGCGCTCCTTTTCTTGATGGTTCTCACTGTCCTGGGAACTACGGCTATCGTGATAAGTAGCACAGATATCAAGATCGGCGGGAATTATAAGTTGAGTAAACAGGCGTTTTATGATGCCGAGGCTGGTATCCAATACGCAATCAAGAACATCGAAAACGGCCTCGCCGCAGAAACTCTTTCTCTTACCGGAAGTTCAATAGCCGTGAACTATACGGCGCCATCCGGCTTCTCGTTCGATCCGATCACCACCCTCACACAGGTGGGAAGCACCAGTAACTACAGCTTTCAGGCTACGGGCCACGCCGCAAATAATACGAGCAGCGCCATCGAGGTAGTCATAAAGCGTGATACCTTACTCAACTATGGCATATTTGGGGATGACGAAATAGACATGAAAAACTCAGGAGCAGCGTACAGCTACGACTCCCGCGTGACTCCGAATCCGACGCCGGCCGACTCCACCGGTGAGGCGGACATCGGCTCTAATGAGCATGTAATAACTCACAATGGTACAATTGTCGATGGGGATATAGCTCTGGGAGAAGACGAATCTGGAAACGATGCGGTTTATGAAGAGCATGGCGGCAGTCCCGGCCCCACAGTCACCGGCGTGGAAGGAGTAGATGTGGACCGGGTCAATCCTGACCCACTAGGCGCTATAGGCGGCGACCTGGCCACCACGTTTTCGACTGTCAGCAGCGGCAGCAATGATAATGTCTGGGGTGGAATAACCGGTAATACCATCAATCTGGGCAACGGCGACACCATGATATTGTATGGGAAGGCAGGGGGTGCTGATTACTATGTAACCGATATCACTCTTCACAATGGCGCCACACTGAATATCGATGCGACAGCCGGACCGGTCAACATCTATTTAACCGGAGGTCTGGATGCCAAAAACGGATCGGCTGTCAATATCACCGGAATGCCGCCGGACTTCACCATCTACTCTAATTCAACGGATAAGATAGACTTTAAACACGGCAGTGCTTTCAAGGGCACAGTCTATGCCCCCTATGCCCCGGTTGACATGAAAAATAGTTCGGCAGTATATGGTTTAATCTGGGCCAACACCGTGGACATAAAAAATTCCGGTCAATTTTTCTTTGATACAGCGCTGAAAGATAAGTTCGCCTCCGATGACATCTCTATAGTCTCGTGGAGAGAAGTCCGGGAATAAAAACCTGGAAGCCCTGCCAAGTACTTGGCAGGGCTTCTTTTTCTCCTTCGGCGAATCTACGACATCAATTTTCTTCTCCTTGCCAATTGACTTAATTCCTAGTATCATTCCAGATCATGTTCCGGGAAAAAATTCTTACTATTCTCTGGCCTGTAATCTTTCTTGCATTTTGCCTACCATTGACTGTGTATGCCGAGGACGGCTCCCCCTTCAAAGAAGGAGACGTCTTAACCTTAACGCAATGTATTGAAATCGCCCTAAAAAACCAGCCCACCCTAAAAGCGGCGCGTAGTTCGGTTGAGGTCGGCCAGGCCCGGGTAACCCAATCCAAGGCCGATTATCTGCCGCAGATAAGCCTGAACTCCGCCTATGACCGTGTACATACGGAATTTTCCGGCCGCTTTATGTCGGCAGGCGGAACCACCAGTAATTATTCGTCGGGAGTTAACCTTACTCAACTATTTTATGATTTTGGCCGAACGGGTGGAAAGATAGAGGCCAGCCGTCAGAATCTGACTATGAGCGAATATGAGGCGCTGGATGTTATACAAGCGGTTATTCTCAACGTTGAACAGGCTTACTATAACCTGCTTAAGTCACGAAAGTTGCTGTCCGTAGCTGAAGAAACGACACGCCAGCGGGAAGAACACCTCAAACAGGCCCAGGCCTTCTACCGGGTGGGCACCAGGGCAAAAATCGACGTCACGAAGGCTGAGGTGGACCTGGCCAATAGCCATCTGGACAAAATCAAGGCTGAGAACGCCCTTAAGGTCGCCAAAGCCTCTCTGAATAATGCTATGGGGGTCAGAACTTCTATAGCTTATACAGTGGAAGATAACCTGCAATTTGTCCCTTTCCGTGAAGAGCTTACTGCCGTCACCGGGGAGGCCCTTAAAAGCCGCCCGGACACCCTGGCCCTGGATGCCCAATACAATTCCCAGAAGGCAACCTTAGAATCTGCCCTGGGAGAATATTATCCGAGCCTTAGCGGTAACGCCGCCTACAACCTCGAAGGGGATGAATACCCTAAGGACAAAAACTGGAACCTGGGGGCTACTATAACCTTTCCTATTTTTTCCGGTTTTGCTACAAAAGGCAAGGTGGCCGAAGCGCGTGCCCAACTCCAAAAGTTACAGGCAGAAAAAGAAGTCCTTGAACAAAATGTATGTCTGGAAGTTGAACAGGCCTTTTGGGCCACAAAAGAGGCTGAAGAATTGATACAGACTACGGAAAAAAATGTGATTCAGGCCCGGGAAAATCTGGATCTGGCTGAAGGCCGCTATAAAGCAGGGCTTGGATCAGCCATTGAGTTTATGGACGCCCAGATACTATATACAAAAGCAAATGTCGATCATATCCAGGCGCTTTATGACCACAAGGTAGCCGTGGCAACGCTCTTAAGGGCGGTGGGGAGATTAACTTTCAGCGCTCAGCAGTCAGCGATCAGCGTTCAGCAGACGGGAGACAGAAAATAGAGTTCAGAGACAGAAGCATGGCACAGAGAAAAGTGGATTAAAGAGACAAAAAATTATTCTCCGCGTTCTTTGCGTCTTTGCGGTGAAGGTGTTTCAGATGAAAAAAAAGCAATTTTATATAGCCCTACTGATCTTTCTTATAGCCATCGGGGTCGTTTTCTATGCCTTGAAGGGCGAAAAAGATACGGTTGGATACAAAACAGTAAAAGTAGAACGGGGAACTATTGCATCTACCGTCCTGGCCAGCGGAACAGTGAATCCGGTTGTTCTGGTGTCGGTTGGAAGCCAGGTCTCCGGCACTATCGAAAAAATCTACGTTGACTTCAACTCTCGAGTAGAAAAAGGCCAAATTATTGCCCAGATCGATCCCGCCGTTTTTCAAGCCGAGGTGGAGAAGGCCCGGGCAAACCATAAGAGCGCCCTCGCCAATCTGGAGCAGAAACAGGCACAGGTTACCGATGCCAAGAGAACATTCGAGCGTTATCGCGAATTAATAAAAAATGACCTGATTGCCCAGAGCGATGTGGATACGGCTGAAACCACTTACCAATCGGCCTCGGCCTTCTTTCGCGCCGCTGAAGCTGCTGTTTCGCAGGCCAAGGCCGCCCTTAACCTGGCGGAATCAAATTTGCGGTACACGACAATACGCTCCCCTGTAAACGGCATCGTGGTGTCACGAAATGTGGATGCGGGACAGACGGTCGCTGCCAGTTTTCAAGCGCCGGTACTCTTTACCATTGCCAAGGATTTGACTAAGATGCAGGTGGATACAAGCGTCGATGAAGCCGATATCGGCGTCACGAAGCCTGGGCAGAGAGCGGCGTTCACCGTTGACGCTTATCCAAGCGAGACCTTCATCGGAAAGGTGCTACAGGTACGCAATGCGGCTCAAGTGGTGCAGAACGTAGTGACCTATGATGTCATAGTCAGCGTGGACAACTCCTCTCTTAAGCTGAGACCGGGAATGACCGCCAATGTTTCCATCCTGATTGACGAGCGATCAAACGTCATCAAAATCCCCACTGCGGCGCTGCGGTTCACGCCACCGGAAGGAGAACGCAAGAAGGGCGCGCAGGAAACTCCCAAAGGCCCTCTCGTATGGAAATTACATCCCGATAACCGTCTTGAGCTCGTAGCCGTCAAACTTGGGATCGCAAACAGTCAACACGCAGAACTCCTCAAGGGCAACATCGCGGAAGGTGACCTCCTGGCAACAGAAACGCTTTCTACGGGGAAAAAGTCTGAAGCAAACAAGTCGCCGCAGTTCAGGCCCTTCTAAAAAGACGTATGCCACCGCTGATCGATACCCGAAACCTGACCAAGATATATCGCCTAGGCGATATATCCGTTAGGGCGTTGGACAATGTCACCCTTTCCATCGGCGCTGCAGAGTTCACGGCCATCATGGGGCACTCGGGATCCGGTAAATCAACCTTCATGAATATACTGGGGTGCCTGGATCGGCCCACAAGCGGTCAATACCTGCTGGAAGGGGAAGACGTCAGCAACCTTTCCACGAAACAGCTGGCCACCATTCGCAATCGCCGGATAGGTTTTGTCTTCCAGGGGTTTAACCTTCTGCGTCGCACCTCTGCGCTGGAAAACGTAGAACTCCCCCTTATCTACAGCCACATTCCGGCAAAGGAACGCCGCACGAAATCCCTTGAGGCCCTGGAAATCGTAGGCCTTTCCGGGCACGAACACCACCATTCCAACCAGCTGTCCGGCGGCCAGCAGCAGCGGGTAGCAATCGCCCGAGCCCTCGTCAATAGCCCATCCATTATCCTGGCTGATGAGCCGACCGGCAACTTGGATACGAAGACCAGCCTGGAAATAATGGCCATCTTTCAGACCCTCAACAGCGAACAGGGAATTACGGTTATTATAGTAACCCATGAGCCGGACATCGCTGCCTTTACGCGTAGGCATATAGTATTCAGAGATGGACAAATTATAGAAGATAAAGCAAATGAACCCAGAATAGGGAACTAACTGTTAACACCAAACATGTTCATTTCAAACAGTCTAAGAATTGCCTTGAACGCCCTCAAGGCTAATAAAATGCGGTCGCTGCTCACCATGCTTGGCATTATTATCGGCGTGGCGGCAGTGGTTATCATGGTGGCCATCGGTTCCGGCGCCAGCGCCCAGATTGCCCGTCAGATTGAAAGCGTAGGATCTAATTTGCTCATCGTCATCCCGGGAACGACAACCGCCGGCGGCGTACGTATGGGGGCCGGCACGGTTTCAACCTTAACCCTGGCCGACTCAGAGGCAATCGTTCAGAACTGTCCGAGCGTAGCCCGGGTAGCGCCTGTTTGGGGTGGAGTAGCCCAGGCCGTTTACGGCAACCAGAACTGGAGTACAGGGGTCACCGGGACAACAATTTCAATGTTTGCAATCAGGGATTGGACGTTGACAGCGGGCCGCTTTTTTACGGGACAAGAGACAAAAGCAGCGGCAAAGGTGGCTCTTCTTGGACAGACCGTGGTTAACAATCTTTTCGGTGGCGCCGATCCCATAGGCGAGATAGTGCGGATCAAAGGTATGCCTATGCAGGTCATTGGGGTACTCGCAGTCAAGGGGCAGTCCCCTCGTGGCGATGACCAGGACGATGCTATCTATGTTCCCATCACTACCGCGCAGAAAAGACTGTTCGGGACCCATATCCCGGGCACAGTACGCGTCATAATGGTACAAGCCAGGGATACGGAACTCATGGCCAAGGCCGAGGAGGAAATTAACCCTCTTCTGGAACAGCGCCACCGGATTCAGAAAGGCGCCGACCGGGACTTCACGGTACGCAATCTCTCTGAAATCCTGGCCGCAGCCCAGGCCGCATACAAAACTATGTCGCTCCTCTTAGGTTCTATCGCCCTGGTTTCGCTCATAGTCGGTGGGATCGGTATCATGAATATCATGCTGGTGTCAGTGACTGAACGCACCAGGGAAATCGGTATTCGTATGGCGGTGGGGGCACAGGAAAGCGATATCTTGACCCAGTTCCTGATTGAATCCCTGGTTCTGAGTCTTGTCGGGGGTGTAATCGGTGTCATCCTCGGATTGACCGGAGCTGAGATCATGGCTGCCATGTCGGACTGGCCAGTGCTCATTTCATGGCAGGCTTTGCTCCTGGCTTTCGCGTTTTCTGCGATGGTCGGGATCTTCTTTGGGTTCTATCCGGCCCGCAAGGCCGCCCGCCTCAACCCGATCGATGCCTTGCGGTATGAATAGCTTTTAGCCATCAGCGG is a window of Thermodesulfobacteriota bacterium DNA encoding:
- a CDS encoding TolC family protein, translating into MFREKILTILWPVIFLAFCLPLTVYAEDGSPFKEGDVLTLTQCIEIALKNQPTLKAARSSVEVGQARVTQSKADYLPQISLNSAYDRVHTEFSGRFMSAGGTTSNYSSGVNLTQLFYDFGRTGGKIEASRQNLTMSEYEALDVIQAVILNVEQAYYNLLKSRKLLSVAEETTRQREEHLKQAQAFYRVGTRAKIDVTKAEVDLANSHLDKIKAENALKVAKASLNNAMGVRTSIAYTVEDNLQFVPFREELTAVTGEALKSRPDTLALDAQYNSQKATLESALGEYYPSLSGNAAYNLEGDEYPKDKNWNLGATITFPIFSGFATKGKVAEARAQLQKLQAEKEVLEQNVCLEVEQAFWATKEAEELIQTTEKNVIQARENLDLAEGRYKAGLGSAIEFMDAQILYTKANVDHIQALYDHKVAVATLLRAVGRLTFSAQQSAISVQQTGDRK
- a CDS encoding efflux RND transporter periplasmic adaptor subunit; translation: MKKKQFYIALLIFLIAIGVVFYALKGEKDTVGYKTVKVERGTIASTVLASGTVNPVVLVSVGSQVSGTIEKIYVDFNSRVEKGQIIAQIDPAVFQAEVEKARANHKSALANLEQKQAQVTDAKRTFERYRELIKNDLIAQSDVDTAETTYQSASAFFRAAEAAVSQAKAALNLAESNLRYTTIRSPVNGIVVSRNVDAGQTVAASFQAPVLFTIAKDLTKMQVDTSVDEADIGVTKPGQRAAFTVDAYPSETFIGKVLQVRNAAQVVQNVVTYDVIVSVDNSSLKLRPGMTANVSILIDERSNVIKIPTAALRFTPPEGERKKGAQETPKGPLVWKLHPDNRLELVAVKLGIANSQHAELLKGNIAEGDLLATETLSTGKKSEANKSPQFRPF
- a CDS encoding ABC transporter ATP-binding protein, which encodes MPPLIDTRNLTKIYRLGDISVRALDNVTLSIGAAEFTAIMGHSGSGKSTFMNILGCLDRPTSGQYLLEGEDVSNLSTKQLATIRNRRIGFVFQGFNLLRRTSALENVELPLIYSHIPAKERRTKSLEALEIVGLSGHEHHHSNQLSGGQQQRVAIARALVNSPSIILADEPTGNLDTKTSLEIMAIFQTLNSEQGITVIIVTHEPDIAAFTRRHIVFRDGQIIEDKANEPRIGN
- a CDS encoding ABC transporter permease → MRSLLTMLGIIIGVAAVVIMVAIGSGASAQIARQIESVGSNLLIVIPGTTTAGGVRMGAGTVSTLTLADSEAIVQNCPSVARVAPVWGGVAQAVYGNQNWSTGVTGTTISMFAIRDWTLTAGRFFTGQETKAAAKVALLGQTVVNNLFGGADPIGEIVRIKGMPMQVIGVLAVKGQSPRGDDQDDAIYVPITTAQKRLFGTHIPGTVRVIMVQARDTELMAKAEEEINPLLEQRHRIQKGADRDFTVRNLSEILAAAQAAYKTMSLLLGSIALVSLIVGGIGIMNIMLVSVTERTREIGIRMAVGAQESDILTQFLIESLVLSLVGGVIGVILGLTGAEIMAAMSDWPVLISWQALLLAFAFSAMVGIFFGFYPARKAARLNPIDALRYE